A genomic window from Pygocentrus nattereri isolate fPygNat1 chromosome 22, fPygNat1.pri, whole genome shotgun sequence includes:
- the LOC108411548 gene encoding C-type lectin domain family 4 member M-like isoform X2 yields MEMIQDTYANSGFTADNRRNSDSSGHSYEDIYANEDEERHKTNNKGTSRTACIINAEQVGKTSRSHAADPQFKGCYRLAAVCLGLLCVLLLAGVIVLWIKFTTERDQLQTSYTKLTAERDQLQTNYTKLTAERDQQQTSYTKLTAERDQLQTSYTKLTAERDQLQTSYASVVRQLQNPGDCLQKFFNLEKAMQQGWTFFKTSMYFISTGGKSWSESRQDCKGRGADLVIINDREEQNFTEILRRGKRAWIGLTDSEKEGVWKWVDGSALTTTFWGHSEPNSNAGDEDCVVTGEGSDPVKNWADYPCNDRIVWICEKSIFNSGVLE; encoded by the exons ATGGAAATGATTCAGGATACTTATGCAAATTCAGGATTTACTGCAGACAACAGAAGGAATTCAGACAGCAGTGGACACTCATATGAAGACATTTATGCCaatgaagatgaagaaagaCATAAAACCAACAACAAAGGAACCTCCAGAACCGCATGCATTATAAATGCTGAGCAAGTGGGCAAAACCTCTCGCTCACATGCAGCAGACCCTCAGTTCAAAG GATGCTACAGACTGGCTGCAGTGTGtctggggctgctgtgtgttctcctACTGGCTGGCGTCATAGTGCTGTGGATCAAGTTCaccacagagagagaccagctacagaccag ttacaccaagctgactgcagagagagaccagCTACAGACCAATTACACCAAGCTGACTGCAGAAAGAGACCAGcaacagaccagttacaccaagctgactgcagagagagaccagctacagaccagttacaccaagctgactgcagagagagaccagCTACAGACCAGTTACGCCTCTGTGGTTCGTCAGCTTCAGAATCCGGGAGATTGTCttcagaaattctttaatttgG AGAAGGCCATGCAGCAGGGCTGGACATTTTTCAAGACCAGTATGTACTTCATCTCTACTGGAGGGAAGAGCTGGAGTGAGAGCAGACAGGACTGCAAAGGAAGAGGAGCAGACCTGGTGATCATAAACGACAGAGAagaacag AACTTCACTGAAATATTGAGACGAGGAAAGAGAGCTTGGATTGGTCTGACtgacagtgagaaagaggggGTCTGGAAATGGGTGGACGGCTCAGCACTGACCACCAC GTTCTGGGGACATAGTGAACCCAACAGTAATGCAGGAGATGAGGACTGTGTCGTAACTGGCGAGGGGTCTGATCCTGTAAAGAACTGGGCTGACTATCCCTGTAATGACCGGATTGTTTGGATTTGTGAGAAAAGTATTTTTAACTCAGGGGTGTTAGAATAA
- the LOC108411548 gene encoding C-type lectin domain family 4 member M-like isoform X1 — MEMIQDTYANSGFTADNRRNSDSSGHSYEDIYANEDEERHKTNNKGTSRTACIINAEQVGKTSRSHAADPQFKGCYRLAAVCLGLLCVLLLAGVIVLWIKFTTERDQLQTSYTKLTAERDQLQTNYTKLTAERDQQQTSYTKLTAERDQLQTSYTKLTAERDQLQTNYTKLTAERDQQQTSYTKLTAERDQLQTSYTKLTAERDQLQTSYASVVRQLQNPGDCLQKFFNLEKAMQQGWTFFKTSMYFISTGGKSWSESRQDCKGRGADLVIINDREEQNFTEILRRGKRAWIGLTDSEKEGVWKWVDGSALTTTFWGHSEPNSNAGDEDCVVTGEGSDPVKNWADYPCNDRIVWICEKSIFNSGVLE, encoded by the exons ATGGAAATGATTCAGGATACTTATGCAAATTCAGGATTTACTGCAGACAACAGAAGGAATTCAGACAGCAGTGGACACTCATATGAAGACATTTATGCCaatgaagatgaagaaagaCATAAAACCAACAACAAAGGAACCTCCAGAACCGCATGCATTATAAATGCTGAGCAAGTGGGCAAAACCTCTCGCTCACATGCAGCAGACCCTCAGTTCAAAG GATGCTACAGACTGGCTGCAGTGTGtctggggctgctgtgtgttctcctACTGGCTGGCGTCATAGTGCTGTGGATCAAGTTCaccacagagagagaccagctacagaccagttacaccaagctgactgcagagagagaccagCTACAGACCAATTACACCAAGCTGACTGCAGAAAGAGACCAGcaacagaccagttacaccaagctgactgcagagagagaccagctacagaccagttacaccaagctgactgcagagagagaccagCTACAGACCAATTACACCAAGCTGACTGCAGAAAGAGACCAGcaacagaccagttacaccaagctgactgcagagagagaccagctacagaccagttacaccaagctgactgcagagagagaccagCTACAGACCAGTTACGCCTCTGTGGTTCGTCAGCTTCAGAATCCGGGAGATTGTCttcagaaattctttaatttgG AGAAGGCCATGCAGCAGGGCTGGACATTTTTCAAGACCAGTATGTACTTCATCTCTACTGGAGGGAAGAGCTGGAGTGAGAGCAGACAGGACTGCAAAGGAAGAGGAGCAGACCTGGTGATCATAAACGACAGAGAagaacag AACTTCACTGAAATATTGAGACGAGGAAAGAGAGCTTGGATTGGTCTGACtgacagtgagaaagaggggGTCTGGAAATGGGTGGACGGCTCAGCACTGACCACCAC GTTCTGGGGACATAGTGAACCCAACAGTAATGCAGGAGATGAGGACTGTGTCGTAACTGGCGAGGGGTCTGATCCTGTAAAGAACTGGGCTGACTATCCCTGTAATGACCGGATTGTTTGGATTTGTGAGAAAAGTATTTTTAACTCAGGGGTGTTAGAATAA